From the Micromonospora lupini genome, one window contains:
- a CDS encoding ABC transporter ATP-binding protein, whose translation MRYLWWLVRCQPWRVLRGSLFSMAWMTGLSAQPYLIAHAVDDGLHARDTRALALWVAAVVVAGVALSYLGIMRHRTMTFIREDAKARSAEVLLRQLSRVGAALPRGSAAGEVATVGGSDIDWTAQVLTLTGPGVGAIVACGVIAVVLWSISPLLALCVLAGVPAVALVVGPLLRRLERAESIYRRQQGALTARSGDIVAGLRVLAGVGGRDLFARRYAARSQDLRAEGYRVGAVVSWIDAATVAIPGLFLAVVVWLTARMAVSGAVSVGELVAVYGYVASLIVPVWFLMEGSHQLIRGRVAARRIADLLRLTPDDVGGPGRRWPGAVVPDARHPDAVAAPSGPADLHDPVTGLTVRAGQLTAVAADDPAAAVALADRLGRYVVSDTTWGGVPLTGVALDEVRARILVADHDSYLFAGALRDVLRPGVDDERLRAALRTASADDIVDALPAGLDTPLDARARTLSGGQRQRVRLARALLAEPEVLILLDPTSAVDAHTEARIAERLRTARAGRTTVVLATSPLLLGRADAVALLSGGRITATGTHEGLLEYVPGYRHLVARGGDDPVAERPADAEEAYR comes from the coding sequence ATGCGGTACCTGTGGTGGCTGGTCCGGTGTCAGCCCTGGCGGGTGCTGCGCGGCAGCCTGTTCAGCATGGCCTGGATGACGGGACTCTCGGCCCAGCCCTACCTGATCGCCCACGCCGTCGACGACGGCCTGCACGCCCGCGACACCCGCGCCCTGGCCCTGTGGGTCGCGGCGGTCGTCGTGGCGGGGGTGGCTCTGTCGTACCTGGGCATCATGCGACACCGGACGATGACCTTCATCCGCGAGGACGCCAAGGCCCGCTCGGCGGAGGTGCTGCTGCGCCAGCTGTCCCGGGTCGGCGCGGCGCTGCCGCGCGGTTCCGCCGCCGGTGAGGTGGCCACCGTGGGCGGTTCCGACATCGACTGGACGGCGCAGGTGCTCACCCTGACCGGGCCGGGGGTCGGCGCGATCGTCGCCTGCGGGGTCATCGCCGTGGTGCTCTGGTCGATCTCGCCGCTGCTCGCGCTCTGCGTGCTGGCGGGGGTGCCTGCGGTCGCGCTTGTCGTCGGGCCGCTGCTGCGCCGACTGGAACGGGCGGAGTCGATCTACCGGAGGCAGCAGGGCGCGCTCACCGCCCGGTCCGGCGACATCGTGGCCGGGCTGCGCGTGCTCGCCGGGGTGGGCGGGCGGGACCTCTTCGCCCGACGGTACGCGGCCCGATCCCAGGACCTGCGCGCCGAGGGTTACCGCGTCGGCGCGGTCGTCAGCTGGATCGACGCGGCGACAGTCGCCATTCCCGGGCTGTTCCTGGCGGTGGTGGTCTGGTTGACGGCCCGGATGGCGGTCAGCGGCGCCGTCAGCGTCGGTGAACTCGTCGCCGTCTACGGCTACGTCGCGAGCCTGATCGTGCCGGTCTGGTTCCTCATGGAGGGCAGCCACCAGCTCATCCGGGGTCGGGTCGCCGCCCGGCGCATCGCCGACCTGCTCCGGCTCACCCCGGACGATGTCGGCGGGCCGGGTCGCCGATGGCCGGGCGCCGTCGTCCCCGACGCGCGGCACCCGGACGCGGTGGCCGCGCCGAGCGGTCCCGCCGACCTGCACGACCCGGTGACCGGGCTGACCGTCCGCGCCGGCCAGCTCACCGCGGTGGCCGCCGACGACCCGGCGGCGGCCGTGGCACTTGCCGACCGGCTGGGCCGGTACGTCGTCAGCGACACCACCTGGGGCGGCGTACCGCTGACCGGGGTCGCCCTGGACGAGGTCCGCGCCCGGATCCTGGTCGCCGACCACGACTCGTACCTCTTCGCCGGAGCGCTGCGCGACGTCCTGCGCCCCGGAGTCGACGACGAACGTCTCCGCGCCGCCCTGCGGACCGCGTCGGCCGACGACATCGTCGACGCCCTCCCGGCCGGGCTGGACACCCCGCTGGACGCCCGGGCCCGGACCCTCTCCGGCGGTCAACGCCAACGGGTACGCCTGGCCCGGGCGCTGCTCGCCGAACCGGAGGTGCTGATCCTCCTGGACCCGACCTCGGCCGTGGACGCGCACACCGAGGCGCGGATCGCCGAGCGGCTGCGGACCGCCCGTGCCGGGCGGACCACAGTGGTGCTCGCCACGTCGCCGCTGCTGCTCGGCCGCGCCGACGCCGTCGCGCTCCTGAGCGGGGGCCGGATCACCGCCACCGGCACCCACGAGGGCCTGCTCGAATACGTCCCGGGCTACCGGCACCTGGTGGCCCGCGGCGGCGACGATCCGGTGGCCGAGCGGCCCGCCGACGCCGAGGAGGCGTACCGGTGA
- a CDS encoding GH1 family beta-glucosidase, whose translation MTARTFPESFLWGSATAAYQIEGAAAEDGRGPSIWDTYSHTPGRTLNGDTGDVAADHYHRWPQDLDHIAELGLGAYRFSISWPRVQPGGSGRFNQAGLDFYSRLVDGLLERGVRPVATMYHWDLPQELEDAGGWPVRDTALRFEEYASGIVAALGDRVHTWTTLNEPWCSAYLGYGSGVHAPGRTEPAAALAAVHHLNLAHGLAGRVVRELAPTAELSVTLNLHVIRPASDSAVDVDAARRIDALANRAFLGPMLNGAYPADLLADTAGVTDWSFVRQGDEKVAAVPLDVLGVNYYSSTLVRAWDGHSARSDADGHGASTHSPWVGADDVDFLPQPGPYTAMGWNIDPPALTELLLRLGREHPGQPLMITENGAAFDDAVAADGRIHDDLRIDYLRRHISAVADAREQGVDVRGYFVWSLLDNFEWGYGYDRRFGIIRVDYDTQERTWKDSAHWYRRLAATGELDQSVD comes from the coding sequence ATGACGGCACGCACCTTTCCGGAGAGCTTCCTCTGGGGTTCGGCCACTGCGGCGTACCAGATCGAGGGCGCGGCCGCCGAGGACGGCCGCGGGCCGTCCATCTGGGACACCTACAGCCACACCCCTGGGCGGACGCTCAACGGCGACACCGGCGACGTGGCCGCCGACCACTACCACCGCTGGCCGCAGGACCTCGACCACATCGCCGAGCTGGGCCTGGGCGCGTACCGCTTCTCGATCTCCTGGCCGCGCGTGCAGCCGGGCGGGTCCGGCCGGTTCAACCAGGCCGGCCTGGACTTCTACTCGCGGCTGGTCGACGGCCTGCTGGAGCGCGGCGTTCGCCCGGTCGCCACCATGTACCACTGGGACCTGCCGCAGGAGCTGGAGGACGCCGGTGGGTGGCCGGTGCGGGACACCGCGCTGCGCTTCGAGGAGTACGCGTCGGGGATCGTCGCCGCGCTCGGTGACCGGGTGCACACCTGGACGACGCTCAACGAGCCGTGGTGCTCGGCGTACCTGGGCTACGGCTCCGGGGTGCACGCGCCGGGGCGGACCGAGCCGGCGGCCGCGCTGGCTGCGGTGCACCACCTGAACCTGGCGCACGGCCTGGCCGGCCGGGTGGTCCGGGAGCTGGCCCCGACCGCCGAGCTGTCGGTGACGCTGAACCTGCACGTGATCCGCCCGGCGTCGGACTCGGCGGTGGACGTCGACGCGGCCCGCCGCATCGACGCGCTGGCGAACCGGGCGTTCCTCGGCCCGATGCTCAACGGGGCGTACCCGGCCGACCTGCTGGCCGACACCGCGGGGGTCACCGACTGGTCGTTCGTCCGCCAGGGCGACGAGAAGGTCGCCGCCGTGCCGCTGGACGTGCTGGGCGTCAACTACTACTCGAGCACTCTGGTTCGCGCCTGGGACGGGCACTCGGCCCGCTCGGACGCCGACGGGCACGGCGCGTCGACGCACTCGCCGTGGGTCGGCGCCGACGACGTCGACTTCCTGCCGCAACCCGGCCCGTACACGGCGATGGGTTGGAACATCGACCCGCCGGCCCTGACCGAGCTGCTGCTACGGCTGGGCCGGGAACACCCGGGGCAGCCGCTGATGATCACCGAGAACGGCGCGGCCTTCGACGACGCCGTGGCGGCCGACGGCCGGATCCACGACGACCTGCGGATCGACTACCTGCGCCGGCACATCTCCGCCGTGGCGGACGCCCGCGAGCAGGGCGTGGACGTGCGGGGTTACTTCGTCTGGTCGCTGCTCGACAACTTCGAGTGGGGCTACGGCTACGACCGCCGGTTCGGGATCATCCGCGTCGACTACGACACCCAGGAACGCACCTGGAAGGACAGCGCGCACTGGTATCGGCGGCTCGCCGCCACCGGAGAACTGGACCAGTCGGTGGACTGA
- a CDS encoding bifunctional 3'-5' exonuclease/DNA polymerase codes for MSEGEGRITFVLVAVVAGERGGGELRPLDAAGRPVGPAETVSDLAAAMAAREAAEHPRWVWATAGAIYPSLLRAGVRVERCHDVELTEALLLGHAGRWGEPRSLAAAWGRLTGGPVPADPPPRAAAPPGHGQGALFDTLPGPPGPGIEALTQVYADQLARVATTAHPGRFRLLVAAESAGALIAVEMGVAGLPWRAEVHDAILAELLGEPSPVGGPPRRVAELAARIADAFGVRHLHADSPAELLKAFARAGVELPNTRAWVLRGVDHPAVPLLLEYKELYRIWTAHGWSWREQWVRDGRFQSEYVPGGVVSGRWATRGGGALQIPKVIRRAVVADPGWRLVVADAGQLEPRVLAAVSGDARLAAAGGAGDLYAALARDSFGGDRPRAKVALLGAMYGQTGGAAVPALAVLKRSYPTAFGYVEAAARTGEAGGLVRSWLGRTCPPGAVGLGDPDEGPADPDAAADRQSPRARAARSRGRFTRNFVIQATAAEWASTLLATLRTELAGTDAELVFFQHDEVVAHCPAEQAETVAAAVRRAGERATALLFGDTPVRFPLDLSIVECYADA; via the coding sequence CTGTCGGAGGGGGAAGGCAGAATCACATTCGTGCTGGTGGCGGTGGTGGCGGGCGAGCGGGGTGGGGGAGAGCTGCGTCCGCTCGACGCCGCCGGCCGACCCGTCGGCCCGGCCGAGACCGTCAGCGACCTCGCGGCAGCGATGGCCGCACGGGAGGCGGCCGAGCATCCGCGGTGGGTCTGGGCCACCGCGGGCGCGATCTACCCGAGCCTGCTGCGGGCCGGGGTGCGCGTCGAGCGTTGCCACGACGTGGAGCTGACCGAGGCGCTGCTCCTCGGGCACGCCGGCCGCTGGGGCGAGCCCCGCTCGCTGGCCGCCGCCTGGGGCCGCCTGACCGGCGGGCCGGTGCCGGCCGACCCGCCGCCGCGCGCCGCCGCGCCACCCGGGCACGGCCAGGGCGCCCTCTTCGACACGCTGCCCGGCCCGCCGGGCCCGGGCATCGAAGCACTGACCCAGGTGTACGCCGACCAGCTCGCCCGGGTCGCCACCACCGCGCACCCGGGCCGGTTCCGGCTGCTGGTGGCCGCCGAGTCGGCCGGTGCTCTGATCGCGGTGGAGATGGGCGTCGCCGGGTTGCCCTGGCGGGCCGAGGTGCACGACGCGATCCTCGCCGAGCTGCTGGGGGAGCCGTCCCCGGTCGGCGGGCCACCGCGCCGGGTGGCCGAGTTGGCGGCCCGGATAGCCGACGCGTTCGGCGTCCGCCACCTGCACGCCGACTCCCCGGCCGAGCTGTTGAAGGCGTTCGCCCGGGCCGGGGTGGAGCTGCCCAACACCCGGGCCTGGGTGTTGCGCGGGGTGGACCACCCTGCGGTGCCCCTGCTGCTGGAATACAAGGAGCTGTACCGGATCTGGACGGCGCACGGCTGGTCCTGGCGCGAGCAGTGGGTGCGTGACGGGCGGTTCCAGTCGGAGTACGTGCCGGGCGGGGTGGTCTCCGGCCGCTGGGCGACCCGGGGCGGTGGCGCGTTGCAGATCCCCAAGGTGATCCGCCGGGCGGTGGTGGCCGACCCGGGCTGGCGGCTGGTGGTCGCCGACGCCGGCCAGTTGGAGCCCCGCGTCCTGGCGGCGGTCTCCGGGGACGCGCGGCTGGCGGCGGCGGGCGGGGCCGGCGACCTGTACGCCGCGCTCGCCCGGGACTCGTTCGGTGGTGACCGCCCCCGGGCCAAGGTGGCCCTGCTCGGTGCCATGTACGGGCAGACCGGCGGTGCGGCGGTGCCGGCCCTGGCGGTGCTGAAACGCAGCTACCCGACGGCGTTCGGCTACGTCGAGGCGGCGGCGCGCACCGGCGAGGCGGGCGGGTTGGTGCGCTCGTGGCTGGGGCGCACCTGCCCGCCCGGCGCGGTCGGGCTCGGTGACCCCGACGAGGGGCCTGCCGATCCGGACGCCGCGGCCGATCGGCAGAGCCCCCGGGCGCGGGCAGCCCGGTCCCGGGGGCGCTTCACCCGCAACTTCGTCATCCAGGCCACCGCTGCGGAGTGGGCCTCGACTCTGCTGGCCACCCTGCGCACCGAGCTGGCCGGCACCGACGCCGAGCTGGTCTTCTTCCAGCACGACGAGGTGGTGGCGCACTGTCCGGCCGAGCAGGCCGAGACCGTCGCGGCGGCGGTGCGCCGGGCGGGTGAGCGGGCCACCGCCCTGCTGTTCGGTGACACGCCTGTGCGTTTTCCCCTGGACCTGTCCATCGTCGAGTGCTACGCCGACGCCTGA
- the ngcE gene encoding N-acetylglucosamine/diacetylchitobiose ABC transporter substrate-binding protein, with amino-acid sequence MSITPEHPAALDRRTVLRRAAAVGMLATPAIGLLSACATSSGGDKENEKAAEGTKSAKNPLGVKEDAPIEVIIFNGGYGEKYATDVHEPLYKTAFPKAEIKHQSTQAVSTVLQPRFASGNPPEFVNNSGEKLMDFGALVADGQLQDLTELWDAPSVDDPAKKVRDTVVPGTVEAGSFNGKPYVLYYVSTVFGIWYSAKLFKDNNWAPAKTWDEFIALLTSIKAKGITPYGYAGANAAYYQWNVILTQAAKIGGVDVLKNIDNLEDGAWKQDAVKQAATAWAEVGAKFSDKSFEGLKHTDVQLRQNQYKVALYPSGDWLEGEQKQDTPAGFDYQLMPVPSLTASDKLPVTALRATAGEGYFVSAKSKNPKGGLEYMRQMLSKAGAKGFTEVVKAPTVVTAGSEGFAFPPGVASSQAALKAAGQDVFNLYFDGWYKELDTEARSATNELMFGRINADAFVERIQKRADAIKKDSSVAKFKR; translated from the coding sequence ATGTCGATTACCCCCGAGCACCCGGCCGCACTCGACCGGCGCACGGTGCTGCGTCGCGCCGCCGCCGTGGGCATGCTCGCCACCCCGGCCATCGGCCTGCTCAGCGCCTGCGCCACGAGCAGCGGCGGTGACAAGGAGAACGAGAAGGCCGCCGAAGGCACCAAGAGCGCGAAGAACCCGCTGGGCGTCAAGGAGGACGCGCCCATCGAGGTGATCATCTTCAACGGCGGCTACGGCGAGAAGTACGCCACCGACGTGCACGAGCCGCTGTACAAGACGGCGTTCCCCAAGGCGGAGATCAAGCACCAGTCCACGCAGGCCGTCTCCACCGTCCTGCAGCCGCGGTTCGCGTCCGGCAACCCGCCGGAGTTCGTGAACAACTCGGGCGAGAAGCTGATGGACTTCGGCGCGCTGGTCGCCGACGGTCAGCTCCAGGACCTCACCGAGCTGTGGGACGCCCCGTCGGTCGACGACCCGGCCAAGAAGGTCCGCGACACCGTGGTGCCGGGCACCGTCGAGGCGGGCTCGTTCAACGGCAAGCCGTACGTGCTGTACTACGTCTCCACTGTCTTCGGCATCTGGTACTCGGCCAAGCTGTTCAAGGACAACAACTGGGCGCCGGCGAAGACCTGGGACGAGTTCATCGCCCTGCTCACCTCCATCAAGGCCAAGGGCATCACCCCGTACGGCTACGCCGGGGCGAACGCGGCCTACTACCAGTGGAACGTGATCCTCACCCAGGCCGCCAAGATCGGTGGCGTGGACGTACTGAAGAACATCGACAACCTGGAGGACGGCGCCTGGAAGCAGGACGCGGTCAAGCAGGCGGCCACGGCGTGGGCCGAGGTCGGCGCGAAGTTCAGCGACAAGAGCTTCGAGGGGCTCAAGCACACCGACGTGCAGCTGCGGCAGAACCAGTACAAGGTGGCCCTGTACCCCAGCGGTGACTGGCTGGAGGGCGAGCAGAAGCAGGACACCCCGGCCGGCTTCGACTACCAGCTCATGCCGGTGCCGAGCCTCACCGCGTCGGACAAGCTCCCGGTCACGGCGCTGCGGGCCACCGCGGGCGAGGGCTACTTCGTCTCGGCGAAGAGCAAGAACCCCAAGGGCGGCCTGGAGTACATGCGCCAGATGCTCTCCAAGGCGGGCGCGAAGGGCTTCACCGAGGTGGTCAAGGCCCCTACCGTGGTCACCGCCGGCTCGGAGGGCTTCGCCTTCCCGCCCGGTGTGGCCAGCTCGCAGGCCGCGCTCAAGGCGGCCGGGCAGGACGTGTTCAACCTGTACTTCGACGGCTGGTACAAGGAGCTCGACACGGAGGCGCGCAGCGCCACCAACGAGCTGATGTTCGGCCGGATCAACGCGGACGCCTTCGTGGAGCGGATCCAGAAGCGCGCCGACGCGATCAAGAAGGACAGCTCGGTCGCCAAGTTCAAGCGCTGA
- a CDS encoding ABC transporter ATP-binding protein, with protein MISRHRRAVGVVLALHSAAALAGLAPPWLLGTIVDRVTAGTDVATVDRLALAIAGCVLVSALLSRYAQYAGHRFAERAVAELREQFVSRTLGLPVSVVERAGSGDLATRSSVDVATVGTTVRDVVPVIVIASVQLTLLFGAVFLLHPLLGLAALAGLPSIVAVTRWYLRRASSAYLTEGAAAAELTETLTTTAEGARTVEALRLADDRIRHGTARVTSVWQARRATLALRTVFFSAVEASYPLPIAMVLLVGGYLLTADRVSLGAVVAAALYLQQAVDPMDRLLQWTEQAQRGFASYARVLGVGLVPPEPPGATATSRGERLVVREARFSYADGHDVLHGIDLEVQPGERLAVVGPSGAGKSTLARLLAGIDAPRQGVVSIGGCPVTDLDPAERRRRIALVTQEHHVFIGSVRDNLAFAAPDASDEQMRAALATVGADWYEELADGLATALGDGARQLGAAEAQQLALARLVLADPHTLILDEATAALDPSTARRTERALAAVLVGRTVIAIAHRLNTAHDADRVAVLADGRITEIGSHDDLVAAGGAYAALWRSWHAHADERQR; from the coding sequence ATGATCAGCCGGCATCGCCGGGCGGTCGGCGTCGTGTTGGCGCTGCACAGCGCCGCCGCGCTCGCCGGACTGGCCCCACCCTGGCTGCTGGGCACCATCGTCGACCGGGTCACCGCAGGTACCGACGTGGCAACAGTGGACCGGCTGGCACTCGCGATCGCCGGCTGCGTCCTGGTCAGCGCGCTGCTCTCCCGCTACGCCCAGTACGCCGGTCACCGCTTCGCCGAACGGGCCGTCGCCGAGCTGCGCGAGCAGTTCGTCAGCCGCACGCTCGGGCTGCCCGTCTCGGTCGTCGAGCGCGCCGGCTCCGGCGACCTGGCGACCCGCAGCTCGGTCGACGTGGCTACCGTCGGGACCACGGTGCGGGACGTGGTGCCCGTCATCGTCATCGCCTCGGTGCAGTTGACGTTGCTGTTCGGGGCGGTGTTCCTGCTGCATCCGCTGCTCGGGCTCGCGGCGCTGGCCGGGCTTCCGTCGATCGTGGCGGTGACCCGGTGGTACCTGCGTCGGGCCAGCTCCGCGTACCTCACCGAGGGCGCCGCGGCGGCCGAGTTGACCGAGACCCTGACCACCACCGCCGAGGGCGCCCGAACTGTCGAGGCGCTGCGGCTGGCCGACGACCGGATCCGGCACGGCACCGCCCGCGTCACAAGCGTGTGGCAGGCCCGGCGGGCGACCCTCGCGCTGCGTACGGTGTTCTTCTCGGCCGTGGAGGCCAGCTACCCGCTGCCCATCGCCATGGTCCTGCTCGTCGGCGGCTACCTGCTCACCGCCGACCGGGTCTCGCTCGGCGCGGTGGTCGCCGCCGCGCTCTACCTCCAGCAGGCAGTCGACCCGATGGACCGGCTGTTGCAGTGGACGGAGCAGGCGCAGCGCGGGTTCGCGTCGTACGCCCGGGTGCTCGGCGTCGGCCTGGTTCCCCCGGAGCCGCCCGGCGCCACGGCCACCTCGCGGGGCGAGCGGCTCGTCGTCCGCGAGGCGCGGTTCTCGTACGCCGACGGGCACGACGTGCTGCACGGCATCGACCTGGAGGTGCAGCCCGGTGAACGGCTGGCGGTCGTCGGCCCGTCGGGCGCCGGCAAGTCGACCCTGGCCCGGCTGCTGGCCGGCATCGACGCGCCTCGGCAGGGCGTCGTCAGCATCGGCGGCTGCCCGGTCACCGACCTGGACCCGGCCGAACGTCGGCGGCGGATCGCCCTGGTCACCCAGGAGCACCACGTGTTCATCGGCTCGGTGCGCGACAACCTCGCGTTCGCCGCGCCGGACGCCTCGGACGAGCAGATGCGCGCCGCGCTGGCCACGGTGGGCGCCGACTGGTACGAGGAGCTGGCCGACGGTCTGGCCACGGCGCTCGGCGACGGCGCCCGGCAGCTCGGCGCGGCCGAGGCCCAGCAACTGGCGTTGGCTCGGCTGGTGCTCGCCGACCCGCACACGCTGATCCTGGACGAGGCGACCGCGGCGCTCGACCCGAGCACCGCCCGACGGACCGAGCGGGCCCTGGCCGCCGTGCTCGTCGGGCGGACAGTCATCGCCATCGCGCACCGGCTCAACACCGCGCACGACGCCGACCGGGTGGCCGTCCTGGCCGACGGCCGGATCACCGAGATCGGCAGCCACGACGACCTCGTCGCGGCCGGCGGGGCGTACGCGGCGCTCTGGCGCTCGTGGCACGCCCACGCGGACGAGCGCCAGAGGTGA
- a CDS encoding carbohydrate ABC transporter permease codes for MRHGKYPFVVGFLFAPVALYVTFVIWPYAQAFQISMTNWRGLSAPQWVGFDNYRRLLDDGAFWKAVQHHGVLLLALPLITIAIALFFAFLLNVGGKSSGGQRQGVWGAKFYRVVFFFPQVLAVAIIAVLFQMVYRPNESGLINGVLMKLGLDPILFLVEPNLALWSILAVLVWQAVGFYVVLFSAGMASIPGEIYEAAEMDGASRVTLFFRVTLPLLWDTLQVAWVYLGIAAFDAFAIVAVLSVDGGGPDGATTVLAMEIYRNAFVYSKYGYASAMGVALFFLTLTFAALTLRLTKRESVEY; via the coding sequence ATGCGGCACGGCAAGTATCCATTCGTGGTCGGGTTCCTGTTCGCCCCGGTCGCGCTGTACGTGACATTCGTGATCTGGCCGTACGCGCAGGCGTTCCAGATCTCGATGACCAACTGGCGAGGGCTCTCCGCCCCGCAGTGGGTGGGCTTCGACAACTACCGGAGGCTGCTCGACGACGGCGCCTTCTGGAAGGCGGTCCAGCACCACGGCGTACTGCTGCTTGCCCTGCCGCTGATCACCATCGCCATCGCGTTGTTCTTCGCCTTCCTGCTCAACGTGGGTGGCAAGAGCAGTGGCGGTCAACGCCAGGGGGTCTGGGGGGCGAAGTTCTACCGGGTGGTGTTCTTCTTCCCCCAGGTCCTGGCGGTGGCGATCATCGCGGTGCTGTTCCAGATGGTCTACCGGCCGAACGAGTCGGGTCTGATCAACGGCGTGCTGATGAAGCTCGGCCTGGATCCGATCCTCTTCCTGGTCGAGCCGAACCTGGCCCTCTGGTCGATCCTCGCGGTGCTGGTCTGGCAGGCCGTCGGCTTCTACGTGGTGCTCTTCTCGGCCGGGATGGCCTCCATCCCGGGCGAGATCTACGAGGCCGCGGAGATGGACGGGGCGAGCAGGGTGACGCTGTTCTTCCGGGTCACCCTGCCGCTGCTCTGGGACACGCTCCAGGTCGCGTGGGTGTATCTGGGCATCGCGGCGTTCGACGCGTTCGCCATCGTGGCGGTGCTCTCGGTGGACGGTGGCGGCCCGGACGGCGCCACCACAGTGCTGGCCATGGAGATCTACCGCAACGCGTTCGTCTACTCGAAGTACGGTTACGCCTCGGCGATGGGCGTGGCGCTGTTCTTCCTCACCCTCACGTTCGCGGCGCTGACGCTGCGGCTCACCAAGCGGGAAAGCGTGGAGTACTGA
- a CDS encoding carbohydrate ABC transporter permease: MNPQSTLPPTPAALPPKTGEESAPGGRRGKDPRSEVRLFAGLGHVALAVWAVIVIVPILWTFLAAFKNTSEIFSSPWTLPAELRWENFGRAWTKAHVGRYFLNSVFVVACSTFGTMLLGSMAAYVLARYRFWGNRAIYYLFVSGLAFPVFLALVPLFFVVKQLGMLDTYQGVILVYIAYSLPFTIFFLAAFFKTLPSSVAEAGLIDGCGHTRLFFQVMMPMAKPGLISVAIFNIIGQWAQYQLPLVLLSNAKDKWVLTQGIADISVNAGYEADWSGLFAALTIAILPMIIVYAVFQRQIQAGLTSGAVK, translated from the coding sequence ATGAACCCGCAGTCGACGCTGCCGCCGACGCCGGCGGCCCTACCGCCGAAGACCGGCGAGGAGTCCGCGCCCGGCGGCCGGCGCGGCAAGGACCCCCGTTCCGAGGTACGGCTCTTCGCCGGCCTGGGGCACGTCGCGCTCGCCGTGTGGGCGGTGATCGTGATCGTGCCGATCCTCTGGACCTTCCTCGCCGCGTTCAAGAACACCAGCGAGATCTTCAGCAGCCCGTGGACTCTCCCGGCGGAGCTGCGGTGGGAGAACTTCGGCCGGGCGTGGACCAAGGCGCACGTCGGCAGGTACTTCCTCAACAGCGTCTTCGTGGTCGCGTGCAGCACCTTCGGTACCATGCTGCTCGGCTCGATGGCGGCGTACGTGCTGGCCCGCTACCGGTTCTGGGGCAACCGGGCGATCTACTACCTCTTCGTCTCGGGGTTGGCGTTCCCGGTCTTCCTGGCCCTGGTGCCGCTCTTCTTCGTGGTGAAGCAGTTGGGCATGCTTGACACCTACCAGGGCGTGATCCTGGTCTACATCGCGTACTCGCTGCCGTTCACGATCTTCTTCCTGGCCGCGTTCTTCAAGACGCTGCCCAGCTCGGTGGCCGAGGCCGGGTTGATCGACGGCTGCGGGCACACCCGGCTGTTCTTCCAGGTCATGATGCCGATGGCGAAGCCGGGCCTGATCAGCGTGGCGATCTTCAACATCATCGGGCAGTGGGCCCAGTACCAGCTCCCGCTGGTGCTGCTCTCCAACGCCAAGGACAAGTGGGTGCTCACCCAGGGCATCGCCGACATCTCGGTGAACGCCGGCTACGAGGCGGACTGGTCCGGGCTGTTCGCCGCGCTGACCATCGCCATCCTCCCGATGATCATCGTGTACGCGGTCTTCCAACGTCAGATCCAGGCCGGCCTCACCTCCGGCGCCGTCAAGTAG
- a CDS encoding nucleotidyltransferase family protein, which translates to MIIAAGGGRRIGGPEALLHQGEKPLVNQMIDTMTEADCEQIVVVLGAAAEQVRETADLGKATVVINKAWGTGVGSSIRAGLAAMDDAGIEAVVVVPVDMPGLTAAAVRRVAALPYPDVLVCATYDGLRGYPMLFGRRHWPGIATLASADVGARPYLLAHKDQIVDIACDTVADGSRVDTPELMALYGLTVPPQRVGV; encoded by the coding sequence ATGATCATCGCCGCAGGCGGGGGACGCCGCATCGGCGGGCCCGAGGCGCTGCTGCACCAGGGTGAGAAGCCCCTGGTGAACCAGATGATCGACACGATGACCGAGGCGGACTGCGAGCAGATCGTGGTCGTGCTGGGGGCCGCCGCGGAGCAGGTCCGGGAGACCGCCGACCTGGGCAAGGCGACCGTTGTGATCAACAAGGCGTGGGGCACCGGGGTCGGCTCGTCCATCCGCGCCGGTCTGGCCGCCATGGACGACGCGGGGATCGAGGCGGTGGTGGTGGTGCCCGTCGACATGCCGGGCCTGACCGCCGCGGCGGTCCGCCGGGTGGCCGCTCTGCCGTACCCGGATGTGCTGGTCTGCGCCACCTACGACGGGCTGCGCGGTTACCCGATGCTGTTCGGCCGCCGGCACTGGCCCGGCATCGCGACCCTGGCCAGCGCCGACGTGGGCGCCCGGCCGTACCTGCTGGCGCACAAGGACCAGATCGTCGACATCGCCTGCGACACGGTTGCCGACGGCAGTCGCGTCGACACTCCGGAGCTGATGGCGCTCTACGGGCTCACGGTCCCGCCCCAGCGCGTAGGGGTCTGA